A stretch of DNA from Cryptomeria japonica chromosome 4, Sugi_1.0, whole genome shotgun sequence:
CAAGGCGGACTTTTAGACTACCTCCAATGCTAGGGCGGACTTTTGAAAGACCACCACTTGGGCGTACTTTTGATCTCTCTCCATAGGGCGGAGTTTAGACACATGCTTCAAGTGTGGACTTTCATAGACATCCGTTCATCATCATtccatagggcggagttttgagtGATTACCACCATGGGCGGACTTTTGAGTGGCTACCTCCAAGGCGGACTTTGAAGTGTGCACTTTGAGGATGGAACAACTCTTGACACCAAGTCTGTTCTGTctgtatatgaaatataacatttaagtatgagtggtatttatatttcatatatattgtcaggatgtttgagagtggtttcagatctctaggacttataatgcaaattctagtttttaggAGATCTtttaaaatttcagacttagtcaaatttcaggccaaaTCAGGATGACATATGCGAATTTCCAGACAGATAATTTTTCGAGCTGATTATCTCTTGAATgtgccatgaccccctaaaatataggaacttagctttttgggtcaaaactttaAAATTCTCGATAACTTTCGACGCATGCCAGTGCcactagtgcaaaccctaggtccccactccaaaaaagcaaaaagcaggcgtccctaaaaaatagggaaaactttctaaaaataaccATACTGGGGATTGAGCTAAAATGCccaaaacgaaacttcctaaaaaataggaaaaagcaaaaaagcaaactttctaaaaatagaaagttgttcaaattcgttcaaatcaattacgttcttcgtcctttggcctttctaggcactttgacggtatccggactctgttatcacttggcttgcaaaaactgACTTTCAATCTTTTAGACTCAAACCATTCAAAACTTGATAGAACTAAAGCAGAAGGCCACGAGcattaacaaaaaccctagaaagcaggaaaaaagggagggtccccatttgAACTTAGATTAAATATTTAGGATCTTGATGACTAAGTGATGGGTATTCTCACTATACTCTTAATACATAACAAATATATTCCTAAATTTCCAATTACTGGTTCAGAAAAGCACAGTGTTAGATCATCATCATACAGACCTTAGCTCAAGCGACTttatgttggtgtctgttttatcatctaccaaacattagaataagatacccaaaggtattatatcctctcttgaaaaatcactactgattccaaggtctatatgtgcgaacaagcgactttagtgggatagctactcaggtagtgtttgctgaaaatctcaagggggacttacgttaacaaTTGCCTTTGAAGCTGCTGGACTTAgacggatttagcaattttaggctctctctctctcttttttttttagattttctgggatttagactttcaaaaaaaaGGGAAAGAGGGAATAGGGTTAAGAAGGCTGATCTAATCTTACGAACtccggagacggtatcaactgggtgctcttgGGAAAcgacactttgcttcgccacactgaggacaactacacaaagcaggtgcaatcttcaatgggttgtgcttatgattgaaATATTGGCATGCACagaggataggctcagactaactttgcacagtgaaatggaaatcatccattcaccaaaagtatgactagagatacaccgtcaattaacacttatcaaatccttcattcaattctaataacatgaaagcaaatctaaattaattttaactaaagtgttgaggaaattgaaaccatgctaatcattcaaaccaaagatgacatactcgccgaaaactcggcaagtgacaaaaactcgccgagtttttgggcctggcgagtagtaatgacttctactcgccaggaaaactcgccgagtttttggcgagtttttgccaaaaactcgacGAGTTTTTGAGTGTTTCCTTTACAGCGGAAAACGgcttaaaaattcatttattttttgttttccaattatgttttgggctgagaagggggaaactcattTGGAAGGCTTGGAAGGTGATTTGGGGTGGTTATTGAatgattccaagtggatttgaaggggatttgaagggaaaatcagattccaggtttttttctatgcttttttaaaacaatttgtttattttttgttgcatttagattgattacaaatgattcctaggtagtctaaatcatttctaagttatttacacaagatttaacacaagtcttgttgaattttcacaatttttttgaagaatctagttttcaaaaaaaaattcaaaccctacttttaaaaaaaaaaaacttcgaatgatgtctaaatttatttaaactaatgtagatagtttgcttagtgctaaattgtttaactaaaatgttaatttttttttgcactttgtatgtgtaggttaagtaagcattaatcatggcaagggagcaatggccactagatccatgcccatctggatttataggcacccgtcctagaggtgctagagatggggcatggaggtatgcttatgagggacccgatcctgggtcaattatatgcataaagtgtgagagaatacttcatggaggcatcaaccgcctcaaataccaccttgcaggaatagataggcatgatgctagagcatgccctgggaccaatgaagaaataaaaagacaaatgaatgccctacttgcagctggggaagagaagaaattgcaaagggagagggcaaaactagccatgagatcagccatagctgaatctcaaggtgtttctattgaccttgaagaggaagaagaagcacttgagggcatagtgggctctcggcgtggcccacgtatccgcaaaccGACCATCAACTCGCCCATTgcttctgcttcctctagtagagtacctggccGGGGCcctgttccacttccatcacaacgATCAGGGtcgataggtgattattttgtgcccagaaACACACCTGGaggacaaccatcattagaggctagtggatggaataaggaggtacatgagaaaactaacattgcagttgctgatttttggtacttcaacaacattgcattcaatgtggcggagaatgcttattggctgaatttggtgactgctatgacagtttcaggaaaggggtacaaggccccttctcgcagggatttgagtgggaggttagtaaattactacatagtccacttgatttcatttttaattattttttagatttcttgtttattaaatcaaaattgtgtactaatacctaatttcactttgcacttacaggttgctcacaaatgcagttgctagggcaagagaagtgatggaggatcaaaaaattgattgggcaaattatggctgcaccattctttctgatgggtggacagatggcaagaaccgcaccatcatcaattttttggtcgcttgcaaggacaatgtagtgttcttgaaatctgttgatgcctccaacaaggtgaaaaatgcagaaacattggctggaatgttggagcatgttatcatggaggtgggggtagagaatgtggtgcaaatcatcacagataatgcagcagcatatgtgtcagcaggtagaatccttttgaattatcacctttaggcattagcaatattctcatttgttgtgggctttgttttacttggttgcatatttcttaagaataaattcttcttttgcaggaagaatcctctaagagaggcaccccactcttttttggacaccttgtgcagcacatgtccttgaccttcttttggaggacataggaaaacttgagtgggtgactccagttgtggaagatgcaaggaggatcaccaaatatatctacaatcacccttgggtcctaaatttgatgagacaacacacgcaagggaaagatttggtgagagctggtgtcacaaggtttgcaacgattttcttgacgttgcaaagcattcttgctgcattgacttctttgaaacaaatgtttgtgagtggagaatggcttaactcaccttattcaaagaagcctgaaggagaggctgtcgcatgcatagtcttcgacaaccaatttgcacaaagggctgcagagattgtgaaggttgttacttcaaaactttaatttttaaattttagttattcttgattcaagtctctcattactaatttgtaacttcattatttaaattttgatctttttgtaatttgtatttttcaattgtaggtgtcagagcccttggttcgagttcttcgcttggtggatggggataaaaccccaatgggatatctttatgaggccatggatagggccaaagagtctatcaaaaattactacaagggggataggctcaaatttgatcccatttgggaaattgttgataggaggtggaacaatcagctccaccaacccattcatgcagcagggtacttcctcaacccttgttttaggttcgggggttcttactcagattcgaatggagaagtcatggagggcctcagtacatgcattgagaggatggtacctaatgttgaggagagagacctcattgtgagtgagctccaaaattatgagagaggaaggggtaagctattctcttcagagctggctaggagaggaagaaccactcaaaccccaggtataacatttgccatttggattttgggatctaaagactaaaatgattgataaattatgttttctcttttctctttgctttctaacttttccattttatttattttgcagatgcttggtggcaaaattggggtggaaacaccccacatctcaaaaaatttgccctcagagtcttatgtcagccttgcagttcatccaattgtgagcgcaattggagcttgtttgaagcaatccacacgaagaagaggagcaagttagcgcagaaacggctcaatgaccttgtctacgtgcaatataatcttcgattgcgcgtaaagaaggtagaggaactagaaggtggtccaattgacttggatgatatagatccttacagtgattggacatcacaggagcagcctccattgttttccgacactgacatcactgattcggagaggcaggctatggaggaggggggtggatttggtttcaggctggatgacattgaggaggatgaggatgaggatgaggatgaggattcattgccagtgccagaggcaggtggagacatagcttcatccaggatgcaggatgagtctcaatcaaccataccgagcgaggaggcacagtcacgcccagtcccacagcagacttatacgactagacagtctagaccctctagttctacctctccccatgtttttgctagagctgggaagaggaagttgtaattgta
This window harbors:
- the LOC131875472 gene encoding uncharacterized protein LOC131875472 isoform X1 — translated: MAREQWPLDPCPSGFIGTRPRGARDGAWRYAYEGPDPGSIICIKCERILHGGINRLKYHLAGIDRHDARACPGTNEEIKRQMNALLAAGEEKKLQRERAKLAMRSAIAESQGVSIDLEEEEEALEGIVGSRRGPRIRKPTINSPIASASSSRVPGRGPVPLPSQRSGSIGDYFVPRNTPGGQPSLEASGWNKEVHEKTNIAVADFWYFNNIAFNVAENAYWLNLVTAMTVSGKGYKAPSRRDLSGRLLTNAVARAREVMEDQKIDWANYGCTILSDGWTDGKNRTIINFLVACKDNVVFLKSVDASNKVKNAETLAGMLEHVIMEVGVENVVQIITDNAAAYVSAGRILLNYHL
- the LOC131875471 gene encoding uncharacterized protein LOC131875471, giving the protein MRQHTQGKDLVRAGVTRFATIFLTLQSILAALTSLKQMFVSGEWLNSPYSKKPEGEAVACIVFDNQFAQRAAEIVKVSEPLVRVLRLVDGDKTPMGYLYEAMDRAKESIKNYYKGDRLKFDPIWEIVDRRWNNQLHQPIHAAGYFLNPCFRFGGSYSDSNGEVMEGLSTCIERMVPNVEERDLIVSELQNYERGRGKLFSSELARRGRTTQTPDAWWQNWGGNTPHLKKFALRVLCQPCSSSNCERNWSLFEAIHTKKRSKLAQKRLNDLVYVQYNLRLRVKKVEELEGGPIDLDDIDPYSDWTSQEQPPLFSDTDITDSERQAMEEGGGFGFRLDDIEEDEDEDEDEDSLPVPEAGGDIASSRMQDESQSTIPSEEAQSRPVPQQTYTTRQSRPSSSTSPHVFARAGKRKL
- the LOC131875472 gene encoding uncharacterized protein LOC131875472 isoform X2; the protein is MAREQWPLDPCPSGFIGTRPRGARDGAWRYAYEGPDPGSIICIKCERILHGGINRLKYHLAGIDRHDARACPGTNEEIKRQMNALLAAGEEKKLQRERAKLAMRSAIAESQGVSIDLEEEEEALEGIVGSRRGPRIRKPTINSPIASASSSRVPGRGPVPLPSQRSGSIGDYFVPRNTPGGQPSLEASGWNKEVHEKTNIAVADFWYFNNIAFNVAENAYWLNLVTAMTVSGKGYKAPSRRDLSGRLLTNAVARAREVMEDQKIDWANYGCTILSDGWTDGKNRTIINFLVACKDNVVFLKSVDASNKVKNAETLAGMLEHVIMEVGVENVVQIITDNAAAYVSAGRIL